The Thalassotalea sp. HSM 43 genome window below encodes:
- a CDS encoding tetratricopeptide repeat protein: MSRLTKLSKILAMNGLLLSSLCFANAIKTADDYFSQQNYLQAFDSYLDAAHAQEPRAYYQLGVMHYKGLGVKADQVKALVWFTMAAKNNYANSADIVKSLLGNVEAEEKTQINKLILSSISKLDKELLFRTYRPVVNKSLLTNPVTFAGVDSLDDVELITDLGFDGALSPFANNFDPVTESVSTGSEVEDFFVMEPYFLIVEYDVARDGSIRNITEIKASGDVRSAVYDLSLNSMAKPSFADQPSSFVHRSFMGIAGYSRLRIRNEFEMFYTRTRLQNNKFKDSADPQQQYVYAMTLASFPWLVKDNKEIDENLAKAAHNGFPAAQYEYGFRQYSQQTNVEQGIDWIYQAAQQDHSQAQYRLGKMFLNSPWLEQDKDKATFWLQLAAGKGHLPAKLNLAEIRLLSAEEHLFDVAKAQDLLVQLKETHENYPQYHYLQAMAFLKMEPRQLSKTVDFLRSAIDRGNELNWDVSAWQRELDSWTSTGTVTIVE, from the coding sequence ATGAGTAGGTTAACTAAGTTAAGCAAAATATTAGCGATGAACGGCTTACTGTTGAGCAGTCTGTGCTTTGCTAATGCAATTAAAACTGCCGATGACTACTTTAGCCAGCAAAACTATTTACAGGCGTTTGATTCATATTTAGATGCAGCACACGCACAAGAACCTCGCGCTTATTATCAACTCGGTGTAATGCATTATAAAGGGTTGGGAGTAAAGGCCGATCAAGTCAAAGCTTTGGTTTGGTTTACCATGGCCGCGAAAAATAATTATGCTAATTCTGCTGACATAGTTAAAAGCTTGCTCGGCAATGTCGAGGCAGAAGAGAAAACACAAATTAATAAGCTTATTCTGTCGTCTATTAGCAAGTTGGATAAAGAGCTATTGTTTCGCACGTATCGACCTGTGGTAAATAAATCGCTGTTGACTAACCCGGTAACCTTTGCTGGTGTCGACAGCTTGGATGACGTCGAACTTATTACCGACCTAGGCTTTGATGGTGCGCTATCGCCTTTTGCCAATAATTTTGATCCGGTGACCGAAAGCGTTAGCACAGGCAGTGAGGTCGAAGACTTTTTTGTGATGGAGCCATACTTTCTCATCGTTGAGTACGATGTTGCTCGCGATGGTTCGATTCGTAATATTACCGAAATTAAAGCCAGTGGTGATGTACGTTCGGCGGTTTACGATTTATCGTTGAATAGTATGGCTAAACCAAGTTTTGCAGATCAGCCATCATCTTTTGTACATCGTTCTTTTATGGGCATCGCCGGTTACTCAAGACTGCGCATTCGAAATGAATTTGAGATGTTTTATACCAGAACCCGATTGCAAAATAATAAGTTCAAAGACAGTGCCGACCCACAGCAACAATATGTTTATGCGATGACCTTAGCCAGTTTTCCTTGGTTGGTAAAAGATAATAAAGAAATCGATGAAAATCTTGCTAAAGCTGCACACAATGGTTTCCCTGCAGCGCAATACGAATACGGCTTTCGACAATATAGCCAACAAACCAATGTTGAACAGGGCATTGACTGGATTTACCAGGCAGCTCAACAGGACCATAGTCAGGCTCAATATCGATTAGGCAAAATGTTTTTGAATAGTCCATGGCTCGAACAAGATAAAGACAAAGCCACATTTTGGTTGCAACTTGCCGCAGGCAAAGGCCATTTGCCGGCCAAACTTAATCTCGCAGAAATTCGCTTATTGAGCGCAGAAGAGCATTTATTTGATGTTGCAAAAGCGCAAGACTTGCTTGTTCAGTTAAAAGAAACGCACGAAAATTACCCGCAGTATCATTATCTCCAAGCGATGGCTTTCTTAAAAATGGAACCAAGGCAGTTATCTAAAACCGTTGATTTTTTACGCAGCGCCATCGATAGAGGTAACGAACTTAACTGGGATGTCAGTGCTTGGCAAAGAGAGCTTGATAGTTGGACCTCTACAGGTACGGTTACCATTGTTGAATAG
- a CDS encoding DUF1501 domain-containing protein: protein MPDNNNKSRRQFLKQISALSASMAGASATGWSQLVQASTLSAEQQDFKALVYVFLAGGNDSFNTLIPHGDSALRRNYEHGRRSIAIANEQLHPLQLQDTANVYNDTEYQGFGLHPSCGDLATLFNQQEMAFVCNLGNLVEPTSRDAILDKTANLPPQLYSHSDQQLQFQSEPVKPFRHGWGGRMAELLQDYNQSTNISPLISLSGLNSFQVTRNGQPSTYAMNHNGAIALTKYTGNRKWLVNQNYQHVDESSHLMMQKYRDIFSSAQQAEVIVNSTFTSAAQNGVDYDDIFSSAGANDSKIGQSLKTIAKMLAGRQAQTNNRPVYFVEMGGFDTHQNILINHQALLKELNDALHAFRNALVAQGDFDNTLTFIGSEFGRTLTPNGNDEGTGTDHAWGGHAMVLGGMVDGGKLYGSHPDLMLRQGLDASDGRGRWIPTTATTQVNAIMANWLGVEKIALPSLFPSINNFSDPFASAANLAFLK from the coding sequence ATGCCAGATAATAACAATAAATCACGCCGGCAGTTTTTAAAGCAAATATCAGCGCTATCTGCATCGATGGCGGGCGCTAGTGCTACCGGTTGGTCGCAGCTCGTACAAGCCAGCACATTGAGCGCAGAGCAACAAGACTTTAAAGCCTTAGTTTATGTTTTCCTTGCCGGTGGTAATGATAGCTTCAACACCTTGATCCCCCATGGCGACAGTGCGTTACGCCGCAATTATGAACACGGTCGTCGCAGCATAGCAATTGCCAACGAGCAATTACATCCGTTGCAATTGCAAGACACTGCTAATGTATATAACGATACCGAATACCAAGGGTTTGGCTTACATCCATCTTGTGGTGATTTGGCGACCTTGTTTAATCAACAAGAAATGGCCTTTGTCTGTAATCTAGGTAACCTCGTAGAACCAACAAGTCGCGACGCAATTTTAGACAAAACCGCCAACTTACCACCACAACTTTATTCACACAGCGATCAACAATTGCAGTTTCAAAGTGAGCCAGTGAAACCCTTTCGCCATGGCTGGGGTGGCCGTATGGCCGAGTTATTGCAAGACTACAACCAAAGTACCAATATATCGCCACTGATATCATTGTCAGGTTTAAACAGTTTTCAAGTAACCCGTAATGGGCAACCTTCTACCTATGCCATGAACCATAACGGCGCAATCGCGTTAACGAAATACACGGGGAATCGAAAGTGGTTGGTCAATCAAAATTATCAACATGTGGATGAGTCATCGCATTTGATGATGCAAAAATATCGCGATATTTTTTCATCAGCCCAACAAGCCGAAGTCATTGTCAATAGTACCTTTACTAGTGCTGCACAAAATGGTGTCGACTACGACGATATATTTAGCAGCGCCGGCGCCAATGACAGTAAAATAGGCCAATCATTAAAAACCATCGCGAAAATGCTTGCGGGACGACAAGCACAAACCAATAATCGACCGGTTTACTTTGTCGAAATGGGTGGTTTTGATACCCATCAAAACATTCTCATTAATCACCAAGCACTGCTAAAAGAATTAAACGACGCCTTACATGCATTTCGCAATGCTTTAGTCGCCCAAGGCGACTTTGATAATACCTTGACCTTTATTGGCTCAGAATTTGGTCGAACCTTAACCCCAAATGGCAACGACGAAGGCACTGGCACCGATCACGCTTGGGGCGGACATGCCATGGTGCTTGGCGGTATGGTCGATGGCGGTAAATTGTACGGCAGCCATCCAGATTTAATGTTACGTCAGGGCTTGGATGCCAGTGATGGCCGCGGGCGCTGGATTCCGACCACTGCCACCACACAAGTGAACGCCATTATGGCCAATTGGCTTGGTGTCGAAAAGATCGCCCTGCCATCGTTATTTCCAAGCATTAATAACTTTAGTGACCCATTTGCCAGTGCAGCAAATCTGGCATTTTTAAAGTAG
- a CDS encoding DUF1800 family protein, with amino-acid sequence MKHIKSSVAVALTILLSACGGGSGGSKNDPVAKSPDPTPSVKIESLLNQAVEANGQVAKFKISRDSGTESLTIGYQLTGNSDITLGSANTQDYNLKYADGSDVGASFVIEENQNSRIIEVVPIQDEQHEVPETLSVTLTQNSQYILGHSNIDIQLIDDQDSAQSRKVFYGTFRPQGDALTSASGVLSFILAGDNSHGYLNYSFSNLSSEQTDQHIHVSPSGQAIKDIEPFGNVSNLEWDLSPGGIFKTQQEMLDALFSGLFFVNIHSANYAHGEITATLQYDENVAPVQQGELTKTDVDRDVVRFLNQASFGATPESYQQLRAQINDDGSNRIAIYNQWIEQQINIDANSMLALTEQIKPHFALGNNGEGEDGWNIRRDAFWNMAIHGNDQLRQRMAFALSQILVVSDETQKLKNAYKGTANYWDLLANQAFGHYNQLLKDVTLSPIMGIWLSHLRNQKQDAENGYFPDENYAREIMQLFSFGLVHRSANGAVKLGADNLPMQTYDNDTIRNMSRVFTGLSFSHKLSDGVKKENYWFLTGDWVAEQQYRWLEPMKFFSEFHDFEQKQLFSDNGNTVIIDEGVNHTSQAAMTELDQTINALVTHSSTAPFISRQLIQRLVTSNPSPAYIERVATAFAQNGDLKATVKAILLDPEARNPHALNSTTFGKVKEPILHMTAMMRLFNARSGIPLNEQQNGLNLAVSDGYASHASLLRLGDLPIAQRALGAASVFNFYLPDYTPAGELASQSLVAPELQLQTESQLYTNINLYYQFIYSGLSRWRVENFTNYSKAQLSVKFDEQHLEQLWQSSNGDNSSKAQALIDYADFYLLAGQLAANNETQISEQLVTALDDLAPEYRYKLLLYVISASPQFILQR; translated from the coding sequence ATGAAGCATATTAAATCAAGCGTTGCAGTCGCTTTAACGATTCTGCTTAGTGCCTGTGGTGGCGGATCAGGCGGCTCCAAGAATGATCCTGTCGCTAAGTCTCCCGATCCAACACCAAGCGTCAAAATCGAATCTCTGCTCAATCAAGCCGTGGAAGCAAATGGCCAGGTTGCCAAGTTTAAGATCAGCCGCGATAGCGGTACCGAGAGCCTAACAATTGGTTATCAGCTGACCGGTAATAGTGATATCACCCTAGGCTCTGCCAATACACAGGATTACAATCTAAAATATGCGGATGGCAGCGATGTTGGCGCCAGTTTTGTCATAGAAGAGAATCAAAATTCACGCATTATCGAAGTTGTGCCAATTCAAGATGAACAGCATGAAGTTCCAGAAACATTGTCAGTAACGTTAACTCAAAATAGCCAATACATTCTTGGGCACAGCAACATCGACATACAGCTTATTGACGATCAAGACAGTGCCCAAAGCCGTAAAGTTTTCTATGGTACCTTTAGACCACAAGGCGATGCACTTACCTCGGCGTCTGGTGTTCTAAGCTTTATTCTTGCCGGCGACAACTCACATGGCTATTTAAACTATTCCTTTTCAAATCTTAGCTCGGAGCAAACCGATCAACACATTCATGTTTCGCCTTCAGGTCAAGCAATAAAAGATATAGAGCCTTTTGGTAACGTAAGTAATCTTGAGTGGGATCTGTCCCCTGGCGGTATTTTTAAAACGCAACAGGAGATGTTAGACGCGTTATTTTCAGGCCTATTTTTCGTCAACATTCACAGCGCCAATTATGCTCATGGCGAAATTACCGCCACGTTGCAATACGATGAAAATGTCGCCCCAGTGCAACAAGGTGAACTGACTAAAACCGATGTCGACCGTGACGTTGTACGGTTTTTAAATCAAGCCAGCTTTGGCGCAACACCTGAATCATATCAGCAACTTAGAGCGCAGATTAATGACGATGGCAGCAATCGAATAGCGATATACAATCAATGGATAGAACAACAAATTAATATCGATGCTAATTCCATGCTGGCATTAACAGAGCAGATTAAACCGCATTTTGCGCTTGGCAATAACGGCGAAGGAGAAGATGGTTGGAACATACGTCGTGATGCTTTTTGGAATATGGCGATTCATGGTAATGATCAGCTAAGGCAGCGTATGGCGTTTGCTTTAAGCCAAATATTGGTGGTCAGTGATGAAACGCAAAAACTTAAAAACGCCTACAAGGGCACGGCAAATTATTGGGATTTATTAGCAAATCAGGCGTTTGGCCACTATAACCAGCTATTAAAAGACGTCACCTTAAGCCCCATCATGGGTATCTGGCTGAGTCATTTACGCAACCAAAAACAAGATGCTGAAAATGGCTATTTCCCAGATGAAAACTACGCCCGAGAAATCATGCAATTATTTAGTTTTGGCTTAGTTCATCGTAGTGCCAACGGGGCAGTCAAATTGGGCGCTGACAATTTACCTATGCAAACCTATGACAATGACACCATTCGTAATATGTCACGAGTTTTCACCGGCTTGTCCTTTAGCCATAAGCTTAGCGACGGTGTGAAAAAAGAGAACTATTGGTTTTTAACCGGAGACTGGGTGGCTGAGCAACAATACCGTTGGTTAGAGCCAATGAAATTTTTTAGTGAATTTCATGACTTCGAACAAAAGCAATTGTTTAGCGATAATGGCAACACCGTCATAATCGATGAGGGCGTCAATCATACCAGCCAAGCCGCTATGACCGAGTTAGACCAAACCATCAATGCGCTGGTTACTCATTCGTCAACAGCACCGTTTATTTCACGCCAACTGATTCAACGTTTGGTCACCTCAAATCCGAGTCCAGCCTATATTGAGCGTGTCGCCACCGCCTTTGCACAAAATGGCGATTTAAAGGCGACAGTGAAGGCAATTTTACTAGATCCTGAAGCGAGAAACCCACATGCGTTAAACTCAACAACATTTGGCAAAGTAAAAGAGCCTATATTGCACATGACAGCAATGATGCGGTTATTTAATGCCCGTTCGGGTATCCCCTTAAACGAGCAACAAAACGGCTTAAATTTAGCCGTTAGTGACGGCTATGCTAGTCACGCCAGCCTCTTACGTCTAGGCGATTTACCAATTGCACAACGAGCGCTAGGGGCAGCATCAGTGTTTAACTTTTACTTACCGGACTATACACCGGCCGGCGAACTTGCCAGTCAGTCTTTGGTCGCGCCAGAGTTGCAACTGCAAACAGAGTCCCAGTTATACACCAATATTAATCTCTATTATCAATTTATTTATTCGGGTTTGTCTCGCTGGCGTGTGGAAAACTTTACCAATTACAGCAAAGCGCAATTAAGTGTAAAGTTCGATGAGCAACACCTTGAACAACTTTGGCAGTCAAGCAATGGCGATAACAGTAGTAAAGCGCAAGCATTAATCGATTATGCTGATTTTTACTTACTTGCTGGGCAATTGGCTGCCAATAACGAGACACAAATCAGCGAGCAATTGGTTACTGCACTCGATGATTTAGCGCCAGAGTATCGATATAAATTACTGCTCTATGTGATCAGTGCGTCACCTCAGTTTATATTACAGCGATAA